The nucleotide sequence TTATTTTGTACTATAAATTCATCTAAAATAGCATTCACATTATCTCTTAAATTCACATTTATTGGAGATAATTTTCCTAAATCAAACGGGCCACTAGTATTTAATTTTAAATCTACATAATAATGTAATTCATCACCAATCGTTAAAGTGCTGTTCATTACATCACATTTTAATAATACTTGGAAAAAATTATCCATTGTATAATTATTACTAGAATTAATTAAATCTGTAAAATTAGGATTATTACATCCCCAAAAATTATAAGATAAATCTACATTACCAGAATAAATAAATACTGTGCTGTTTGTGTTATTTGCAAAATTTCTGTAAAATATTCCGTAAGAACAATTTAAATTACCATCCACAAATATTGCACCACCATATTCATTAGCTGTATTATTAATAAAATCACCTTGAATAACCATATTCCCAGAATTATACAAAGCACCACCATATTTAAAAGCAGTATTATTAATAAAATCACCTTGAATAACCATATTCCCAGAATTATACAAAGCACCACCATAATCAGCAATATTATTAGTAAAATTACCTACAATACTACAATTCCCAGCATTAAACAAAGCACCACCATAATCAGCAATATTATTAGTAAAATTACCTACAATACTACAATTCCCAGCATTAAACAAAGCACCACCATAATCAGCAATATTATTAGTAAAATTACCTTTAACATTTATATAACCTTTATTAGCAATACCAAACCGTTCCGCTGTATTATTCATAAAATTACCAATAATTGTTGTATTACTTCCAATTTCATTAATAAACAGACTAAACATCATTCCAGCTGTATTATTAATAAAATCACCTATCATAGTAGCATTAGTTTTAGAAATATAGCCAACACCACCATTCCATGTTACATTGTTTCTTATAAAATTACCTTTAATTGACAAATTACATCTTTCAATATAAATTGCCCCATAATGTCCAGCAACATTACCTATAAAATCACCAATAACATTCACATTACAACTATCGGCACATATAGCGCCAACAGAATTAGTAATTGCAGTGTTATTAATAAAATCACCATTGATAGTAATATAACCTCCATTACTATAGATTGCACCATAACTATAAAAAGCAGTGTTATTAATAAAATCACCGTCAATAGTAATATTACCTCCATCATTATAGATTGCACCAGCAAAATTGTCTACATAATTATTGATAAAATCACCATTTACATAAACAATACCAGAGTTATAAATAGCTCCACCATCATGAGCATGTCCATTTTTTAATATAACATTATTTAAAACAAGATTTCCAGTATTGGTTACATTAAATATTCTTGATTTATCATTTCCATCTAAAAAACCATTAGATATATTAATATTTTTTTTAATAATAATCCCATTTTTTAAACTAGAATCCGTAGCATTATTATATTTAACAGTAGCTCCACCTAAATCGACAGAATCGTTCAAATCTATTTGGTTTTTCAACCATGTAAAATCATGTTCATTTCTATTATCCATGATTTTTTCACTAGAATTCAAATCTAAAGCTGAAACAGCACTTATTGATATGAATAAGCAAATGAATACTATGAAAAAGATACTAATATATTTTATTTTCATAACTTACCTCCTTTAAGTTATAATTAATATTAAGATTTATAGAATATATATAATTTGTCTCCCATTTTTAATAGAATTGTATCAATTAAATAAACAAAAAATATTATAATAAGCAAAATACTATAAATTATTTAAATAAATAATTATAAAATTAGAAAAAATAATGAAAAGTATAAATTTTATTATTAATTTAAAACAACATGACATATAAAACAATAAAATTTATAATATTTTATAATTTTTATTATAAAAAATGATGTAAATTGCATCAACAATAATACTTAAAACTATTCCATGAGTAGCACCATTTTCATAGTTATCATTTATTATTCCAATCAAAATCATGATTAAATAGTTAATATCTAGAATAAACAAATGAATAAATTATAATAATATTTATATTAAAATGTTTTCACTAGAATTAGTTTTTTTATAAAAAATTATTTATTCTTTTAGGATTGTCCCAATGTTTTTATATAACTAATATAAACTTTTGACATATCTTGAACATTTAAAAAAAAATCATTTAATTGTATAAAATGATTATTAAAACAGAACAAAGGTATTTAATCGAAATTAATACCTGTTATTCTTAATCCACCATAATGGGATTTATATTTAATATTTAATCCAATTAGCAATGGAGTAATTTTTTCAATAATTCTAGCTTTTTCTAAAATACCACAATCAATTGTTTTAACACCAGGTATTTTATTAATAATATCAGTAGCTACTTTTTTAGAGTCTACATCATCACCTGCAATTAAACAATCACAATCAATTTCCTCTGGAATATTTGATAAGTGAGAGTTTGAAATATTACAAAATGCACAAATTACTTTTGCTCCAGTTCCTTCCAATATCTTTGCAGTTCTCTCAGCAGCAGATCCTTCCATTAAATCAATGAATCTAAAAGGTTTCCCACCAACAGCTGTTTCAAGAGGAACAGTTGCATCCATTACTATTTTATCTTTACAGAACTCTTTAATTCCTTCTAATGTTGGCTTTTGTGCGGTTAATGGTACTGTAATAATCAATACATCACCTTCACGAGCTGCATCCTCATTTGCCATTCCACACATATTAGACAAATCATAGTCAGCTAATTCTTCTTTTGCTTTAGCAACAATATCTAAAGCTTTTTTTTCTTTTCTTGAGCCTATAATAACATCTACACCAGCAATAGCTAAACGTTCACCAATTCCAAGACCTTGTGGTCCGGTCCCACCAATTACACTTACAATCATTTTAAAACACCTACTTTATTTTTTTATATAAAATTCCACCAACAAAAAACATATACTGTGGTAATTTACCATTTTCAGCATATACTACCTTAGAATCAAAGAAATCTTCAATGGTTCTATCTATATTCGCTCCTAATGACTCAGGAGAATATCTCATTTTAACGGGCATTTTACATGGCATGCCAAATTCTCTTGTACACCTCATACATAAATTACAACGTCCTAAATATAATCCAATTGAATCTTCATCTTCTTGGGAATAAATATCATTCATTAATCTTCCTTTAATACGCTCAATTCTAGTTAAAACCAAATCTAATTGAGGCGGAGTGAAAGTTTGTGACAACTCTTCTTCATCAAATTCAACTTTAAAAGCAATAATTTTAAATCTTTCATAAGTTTTCCAATATTCCTCAATATCGAAATCAAATGGGGGACAACTCCAATTTAGCTCATAATTTTCACATTCTTCGCAGAGTTTATGAAATTTACCAATATCCACATATTCATCAAAATATTCATTAACGTCAACATCAGCCATGAGTTTAGTTATCCCTTTCATGTTTATAAATTTATTATGAAACTTTATAAAATTTTCTAAATCAAAGAACAATATTTATTTAATTAAAATAAGCCCTATTTCTTTTGAGATAATAATTAATAAAAAGAAATGCAAATAGTGAGCTTAATGTCATTCCAACAACTAAATCAGAATAAATTCCATATCTAACCATTTAAGAATAAAACCAGATAGTATTGCAAAGAAAATTTCTGCAATAAAAAATCTAATTATTGTAAATGCAAGTAAACTTATACATTTTTCCATTCCTAGAATTATTATTAAACATCATAAACAAACTACTTATGATAACTGGAACTGATAAATACTCAAATTACTTTTAGGATGATTTACAATTAAATCAATGACTTCATTCATTTAAGATCTCATGATTTTTTGATTAGGATTTAAAAATTCATCTAAAAAGATTAAAAATTTCAAATCAAAATTTAATTCTTCTAAGTTCATAATTTCATAAGTTTCAACAATGCTTTTAGTAAGGTTTTTACCTACTTTTATTAATGAAATATGATTTTTTGTAAAGACATAGTCAATAAATCCAATAGCTGTTTTAAACTCCCGTTCAATGTTTAAAACTAAAAAATCATCTTTAGTATAACATTTATCAACACCATACTTCTTTATAAAATTTTCACATGCTTTTTTATAAAATATTTTAGGTCCATAATGGATTTTAACATTATTTAATTGACTAACAAGCATTTCAAAAATTAATATTGCATAAGTCTTTTCATCAGTAAAATAATCAGCCTTAAATACTAAAAATTCCTCTCTATTTAATTTTTCTGCTAAGGAGTCTGTTGTTTTTTTAAGTTGAGGATGTAAAGTATCAAGAGGAATCTCAGGAATTTCAAACTTAATAGCTATTATTTGTGAATTTCTGCTTTTAAATTCATCTAAAACAGATTGTTTTGAAATATTTTTAACATATGGATAAAAATAATCTTTTTTATTATCTGAAGCTAAATAATTACGTGCAGACTGAATAAATTCTGCCATTTTATCTAATCTTAAAGCTGCTCCGACATTACGATTCATATCTGTTGGATCTATTACAATTAATGGATCGTTAAATAAATTAGAAGTATTATAATTTTTCAAATCAATTACATGCCCAAATTTCCACATACTTGCTTTTTTTAAGCATTCCTCAAAAGTTCCATATTTAATGATCAATAATTCACATAAGTAGCCTGCAAATCCTCCTACTTTAAATTCTGACCCATAAGTTCCAGTCATGTCCATGAATCTCTTTAAGAGTAGAACTTCATCTTTTTGACTTTCAGATAAATTATTTTTAACAAATTTAGTATGTAAAATAGTTCTATCTACTGCTGTTTTTAATTGGCTTCCATCATCAATTTCATAACATGGGACAAAATCAACTTCATAACCATCAATAGCACAGGTAACATAAGGATGAGATGCATAGTGTTCAATAGCTACTCCATTAAAGTAATCATTACATTTATGGCCTAAGTAAAGACCTGTTTTTTTAAGATATGCTTCATCAGTACCTAATGGAAAAGATATAAAAATATCAATATCAGATTTTCCCCTAAGGTAAGTTCCTTTAGCTAGAGAACCAACTAATGTTGTTTTAGCGTTAATATTTTCTTTTAAACAACATTCATCAATAAAATTGCTTAGTTTTGAATAGATTGCATTAACTGCATCGTTTTCCTCTTTAGTAGGCCTAATATTATCTAAAATAAAATTATAATCCATAGAATCACAAAATAAATTCTTTTATATCTTCATAAATCGGACCTTTAGGGGTTAATGTGCTTTTTTTGAGGGTGATTTTTTTTACAGACATAGAAGCAATTTCAACATCATTTAACGATTCTATTGTTGATTTGACTATTGATTTTTCTTTAGCTGATTTCATACGCCCAATTGTTAAATGGGATGAGAATTTTTTGTCTCTATCAAAGCCCAATTTTGCAAATTCATCATCTAGTCGGTCATGTAATTCTTTAATAACTTTATCGTCTTCAATTCCTACCCAAATAACATTAATATGATTGATATTTGGAAAAGCACCACATCCTTTAATATTAATATTAAAAGGTGAAAAATCCTCTAAAGCACTAGTTATTTTCTCAGTTAAAGGGCTAATTCCATCTAAATCAATGTCCCCAAAGAATTTTAAGGTTAAATGCATATTAAGTAAATCTACAAACTTGATATTTGCATCTATTTTTTTAAATTCTTTTAATATTTCATTTAATTTAGGTTTTATTTTGTCATCTATATCAATAGCTAAAAAAGCTCTAATTTCAGGCATCAAATCACTCATTGTTCAATAATTGTCTCATCAATAGCTATCCCAAAATGACGTGCATTGCTTTCAATATATACTTTAACTTTATCACCTATTTTCACATTAGCTACTGATAATGGGTTATTATTTGCATCAACTATTCTAATTGTTTCTGCGTTTTGAAGGATAGTTCTAATGATTGTTCCTTCATATTTTGCTTCAATTAAGATTAATGGTCTTCTCTCAATTTTGCTTCTTCCTACATATGCAGTTCTTGTTTCACCTTTTGTATTTACAATTAATACTTCATCTCCAGCAACAAGTTCTGATAAATATCTTGTTTTATTTTGAGGACACATTACATATGCTTGAACCGGACCTGCATTTACTCTAAATGGTCTTGAAGCTACATATTCGCTTTTTAATGATTCTGAATGAATTAAAAACATTGCTTTAGAATAAGAACCAACAAGCATTCCTTCACCTGACCTCATCATATCAGTTGTATCTACACATACCCTATCTCCACTTCCAAGTGATTTTACATTTGTTATGGTTGCTTCTTTTAGTTCATATTTAATTTTTGATGCTTCAATAACTTCTTGAGCTATTTTTTTAGTTTTATTAAAATCATTTGCTTCAAATATTACTCCATCAGTCCCATGTTCTAATGTTTCAAGTGCTACTTTTGCTCCATTTAAATCCAATACTTCTGCTATAATATTTACATCTTCTTTTTGTAAATCTGCAATAATATTTTCAAGAGGAATAATAGTCCAATCAGTTCCAACAAGTATTATATAATCAACAACACGACCTAATTTAACAGCTAATTGTTCATGAGCTTTATCTATAATTTTAACATAAGCACAAACAGTTTTTCCTTCACTTTTTGCTTTTTTAGCTTCAATTAAATCTTTAGATTCACTATCTTGTTTTAATTTTAAAGATCCATCTCCTTCACTATTAATACCTACAAGATATATATCTGCATCATCATTATTAGCAATTATATTAACATTACCTAATTTTCTAATTTTATCATGGTCGTTAAAATCAAGAACATAATTAATACCTGATTCTAATGCAGTGGTAATCATTTCTTTTCTATTATCCCACTCTTCATTAGGAGTTTTAATCCAAGCAAATTTGTTTTGCAAGAAATCACCTTATTTTAAAAATTCTAATGCTTCATCAACATCTAAATCATGATGAACAACTTCTGAAATTGCTCTTGTAATTTTTCCTGGATTTTCAGCTTGGAAAAGATTACGTCCAAATGCAACACCTGCACCACCAACACTTAAAGAATCTTTAACCATTTCTAATAATTCTTCATCAGTTTCTACCTTAGGACCTCCAGCAATTACAACTGGAACAAGAGCTCCTTCAACGACTTCCCTAAATGAATCTGGATCTCCAGTATAATTGGTTTTTACAATGTCGACTCCTAATTCAGAACCTACACGTGCAGCATGTTTTACAAATTCCACATCATTTTCATCATCAACCTTTTGTCCACGAGGGTACATCATAGCTAAAAGTGGAATTCCCCAGAAATCACATGTTTCTGAGATTTCACCTAATTCCTTTAACATTTGACTTTCTGTTTCACTACCTAAATTCACATGAACAGAAACAGCATCTGCACCTAATTGAATGGCTTTTTCAACAGTAGTTACAGTTACTTTATCATTTGGATCTGGTGCAAGGGAAGTACTAGCAGATAAATGCACAATAAGACCTAAATCTTCACCATATCCTCTGTGACCTTGTTGTACTATTCCCTTATGCATTAAAATTGCATCTGCTCCACCTTGAGAAATACTTTCAACAGTTTCATCCATATTTATTATTCCTTTAATAGGACCACTTGAAACACCATGATCCATAGGAGCGATTACAGTTCTACCAGTATTTCTGTTAATGATTCTTTCTAAACGAATCTTTTTTCCTATCATTATAATTATCCTCATTAAAACCTATGAATTATATTTTTCTTATTAAGAGTATATAATATTAATGTATATTGAAAAATGAATAAAAATCAGTCCGAAAATTTAAAAAAAATAAAAAACTAATAAAATTTTTAAAAAAAAATAGATAATTTTCAATTAGCTTTAATCTATTTTATCTAAGACTGCATCGACCAAAACTTCTAAATTGGATAAATACTCCTCATACCATCGACGCCTAATTTTAGATACAAAATAAGCTACTGCTCCAGCACCAATACCTACAACAGTAGTGTCAAAAGCAACAATTATCGCATTAGCTAATGTATTTACATCGCCAGCACCTAAAGCAGCCAAACCTGGACCCATTGGAATTAACGTTCCCATTAAACCTAAAGTAGGTCCAATACGAGTAACAACGTCTGTTCTTTCAATTGATTTGTTGAAAATATTTTCTTCATTTTCAATTAATTTACGAGATAATGAAATTCTTGCATTTTTAGTTAAACTGCCTGCTCTTATGACCTTCATTAAAACCATTTTTTGAGATTTAGGAATTTTAACAGTTTTTATAATATTACTTACTTCATCTAAATCTTTTGCATTTGTAATTTTAAAAACCAATTTTTCAATTAAATCCATTGAAACTTTCATGCGTGAAGTATACTCTGATATAAAGCCTCCTAAGGCCAATATTACAAATACTGCAAATATTAATAAAAATATAATTACTGGGATTTGCAAACCCTGTGAGATTGCATTTAAAGCTGAAGATAAAAATTCACTTCCTGAAATTGTCGTAACCATGATATCACCTAATATAAATGACTGTTTCTTTTTGAATAAATTAAACCTATTATTAATAACACTACAAACACAACAACAAGTACAATTAAAGTATTAATTGATGATATTGTCATTGGATCCATTGTATTTGAAAGCATTTCTGCAATATTTGGAAGAAATAGTGAAGATAATAAGAAATATATCCCTAAAAAGAACATAAAATTACCTAAAACAATTGGATAAGGTTTATTTATTAATTTTACAAAATAATTTGATGCAAAATAAGTTACAATAATCGTTATAACCAATGCTGCTGCAACATAAACACTTAAATTAATTGCTCCAAGACCAACCGTTGGAGCAACAAGTAAAATACTTATAATAATTGAACCAAAACAACATGGACACGGTGCAACAATTGCCATACAAGTTGCTGCTGAGGTATTTCTTTCATGAACTTTATATTCCCTAATTGTAAAAATACCTGCTAAAATCATTATAACCGCCATGATTAAAAAAAATTCAAAATTATGAGCATAAATAAATTCTGTAATTTCATTTGTAAAATATGAGGAAATCCAAGCTAAAACTAAAACTCCCCCTCCATAACCAACAGATACCACTGCTAAATATTTTTTAGAGAAATTAGCTAGCCCTGTTGCAAGACCTAATTTCACACCAAATATCAATACTGCAGCAAGTATTCCTAACTGCCATAATGCACTAATAACATCCATATAATTCCTCCTTTCATATAAGCTTTCAAAACAATATTTTATTTACTCTTTTCAAAGCTTAAATAAATAAAAAAAATGTTGAAACAATATTCAACATTTTTATAACTCATCAAAAATTGAATCGAAGTCAAACTCAAACTCCTCATCAGAATTTTCATTATTAGACCTTCCTCTAATATAACCAACCCCAATGATTAATACTAAGCATAAAACTCCTAATACTGCTAAAATTGATAGACCAGTTTCAGAAGCTGATTTTGAAACAACTGGATTTAGTTCACTAGCTTTTTTACCATCTTGTGACTCACTACCATCATCTCCAACACTTGCACCATTAGATGCTGCTGAATCAGATGCTACATCAACACCAACGCCTAAATTAGAATTAGATATATCACCTGAACCAGAATTTTGTTTATCACTAGAAGATGCATGATTTGATTTGTAAGTAGTTGTTGCATTAGAACCATCTTGTGGATTAGGAGTTGATGGATCCTTTGGATTATTTGTATTAGGATTTGTTGGATTTGTTGAAGCATTTAAAAATACTGGATTTTTAGTAGCTTCATAAAGTTTTGGTAGCAATTTTGCAAGCATATCAGGATTAACATAATTTATAGCCCACTGCATCATTGCAATATTACCACAACTACAATCACAACATGCAACTCCATTTTGAACAGTTGCTTGAGCCCAAGTATTTGCAATATCTCTTATTGTAGCTTCATCTGTTTTCCAATATCCTTCTGATATTGCAGTTAACATTGTTCCACTCATGGAAATAAGAGAATAAGCATTGTTTCCTGATTGCAGCCATTTTTTAACGCCTAAACCATATTTATCCTTATAGTAAGTATCATAAATCTTATTCCACAAATCATTGGGTACTGCTGAAGGTCTTGTAACTTGCCAACCAAACAAATTGGTTACAAATTTATTTGAAATATAACGAGCTCCACTATACCCTTCTTTCATCATACCTTTAATCCATTCTGGATTATCATATCTTGCGGATATTTCTTTATTCAATACATTTTCAAGTGATGCAATATAAGGATTTGAAGTATCAGCATACATCAACACGTTCATTTTAGGAGTTTTACCAGATATATTAGCTACTGTCATTGAAAGACCTCCCCAATAATCAAAGAAGTCATCATTATCTAAGACACCATATTGATTGGTGTTGCGACTAACAACAATTGTATCTGCATTAGATAGTGCTCTTAAAAATACTAAAGGATTTGTATCTCCCCAATAATTTCTAGAATACATATTACCCATTCTTCCTAAATAGAAATTAGCTAATTCATCAGTATTATTCCATGTCCATGACATAGATACTAATTTAGATATTCCAGCACCATAATCTCCATTTGGAGGTGCAAATATACGAGTAATTGCACATTCACCTGCATAGCTTTCATTATAACCTATACTTAAATAAAATAAACAATCTTCAATCCAATGTTTTGCAACATAATTATATTTTAAAGGCTCAGAAGATGCTCCTTGATAGTTGATTCCTTCCATTACATATGTTAAAGCATTTTTAAGTTTAGAACCATATTCACTATTCATTAAAGTTGAATTTTTAATAATAGATAAATATGACCTAGCTAATGTCATTCTATAAGCATTATCTAAAAGAATAGCCTGATAAGAAAACAAATCTCTAAATAAACCACTTGTAACTACAGATACATCAATCCTTCTATGTGCCCATCCAACAGGTCTTACCAAATCATTTAAAGGAACAACTTCAGGAAAAGCTTCTACTTTCATACCAGTTACATATCCCTCATCATCAACACCTGCAGATGATGAATTATGCCATTTTGGTTTCATACCAAGTAAATATAAAACAACAGATACTAAAGTACCATTATCTCTTGCAGTTTCAACACACCAGATACCCATGATTATTTTTTCTGTTTCATCATCAAGATCACTTAATGTTAATAATGCAAGAATCTTTGCATAATTATATGCGGCCATAGTTGGAAGCTCAGCAGATTGATCTTGAAACATATTATCTCCAGTTGGAAGAATACTTGGTGTAGCTATTAAATCTCCACCACCACCAACTTGAATATACTTACCATTTAAACCATTGATAAAAGAATTTAACTCACTTGAAATACTTTCATCAATTAGATTAATATAAAATTTAGCAAGATTAAGGCAAGCAAACAACTCGGCAGAATCTATATCTAACACTCGATATATAACACTGGCATCAGCATAAACTAAAGCTTTACAAATATCATGTGATTTATTTAAAATAAATTCCCTCTCTAATGGAGATAAGTCAATATAATTTTTTGAGTAATAATGATTTGAAAGAGCTTTAAAAAGATTTGTTCTTCCTGCATTATTATCCATGTCAAAATCATGTGAAATCATAGCTGAAACGGTATTTGCAACATCCTCATCATTCCAAGGTTCTCCTATTGCATGAAGACCCAATGGATGAAGAGTATTCTGTATATCCTTAAGGAATGTAATTGTACCTTTAATTACATCATCATTACTTAAATTATTAAATTTATTTAAAGATAAACCAAAAGCAGGATAATATAAGTTTTTAATAATCAAATCTCTTAAATCATTGGCTAAAACTTCTTTTAATGCCTCATTAAATGTGTTTTCATACTCATTCACAATATTTGCTGCAACAGTTAAATTGCCATATAAGTGAGTGTAGGCCATGGGTGAAGTTAAATGAGAAATCAACACTGCAAAACCTCTTCTTTTCGCCTGAAGTGCTTCTCCTAAACCATCAGTAATATAGAAATATAACTGTGGAACATCCCCAACAACAATAGAACCATAATCATTGTAAGAAAGTAAAA is from Methanobrevibacter oralis and encodes:
- the npdG gene encoding NADPH-dependent F420 reductase; this translates as MIVSVIGGTGPQGLGIGERLAIAGVDVIIGSRKEKKALDIVAKAKEELADYDLSNMCGMANEDAAREGDVLIITVPLTAQKPTLEGIKEFCKDKIVMDATVPLETAVGGKPFRFIDLMEGSAAERTAKILEGTGAKVICAFCNISNSHLSNIPEEIDCDCLIAGDDVDSKKVATDIINKIPGVKTIDCGILEKARIIEKITPLLIGLNIKYKSHYGGLRITGINFD
- a CDS encoding 3-dehydroquinate synthase II, which codes for MQNKFAWIKTPNEEWDNRKEMITTALESGINYVLDFNDHDKIRKLGNVNIIANNDDADIYLVGINSEGDGSLKLKQDSESKDLIEAKKAKSEGKTVCAYVKIIDKAHEQLAVKLGRVVDYIILVGTDWTIIPLENIIADLQKEDVNIIAEVLDLNGAKVALETLEHGTDGVIFEANDFNKTKKIAQEVIEASKIKYELKEATITNVKSLGSGDRVCVDTTDMMRSGEGMLVGSYSKAMFLIHSESLKSEYVASRPFRVNAGPVQAYVMCPQNKTRYLSELVAGDEVLIVNTKGETRTAYVGRSKIERRPLILIEAKYEGTIIRTILQNAETIRIVDANNNPLSVANVKIGDKVKVYIESNARHFGIAIDETIIEQ
- the cca gene encoding CCA tRNA nucleotidyltransferase, which gives rise to MDYNFILDNIRPTKEENDAVNAIYSKLSNFIDECCLKENINAKTTLVGSLAKGTYLRGKSDIDIFISFPLGTDEAYLKKTGLYLGHKCNDYFNGVAIEHYASHPYVTCAIDGYEVDFVPCYEIDDGSQLKTAVDRTILHTKFVKNNLSESQKDEVLLLKRFMDMTGTYGSEFKVGGFAGYLCELLIIKYGTFEECLKKASMWKFGHVIDLKNYNTSNLFNDPLIVIDPTDMNRNVGAALRLDKMAEFIQSARNYLASDNKKDYFYPYVKNISKQSVLDEFKSRNSQIIAIKFEIPEIPLDTLHPQLKKTTDSLAEKLNREEFLVFKADYFTDEKTYAILIFEMLVSQLNNVKIHYGPKIFYKKACENFIKKYGVDKCYTKDDFLVLNIEREFKTAIGFIDYVFTKNHISLIKVGKNLTKSIVETYEIMNLEELNFDLKFLIFLDEFLNPNQKIMRS
- a CDS encoding 2-amino-3,7-dideoxy-D-threo-hept-6-ulosonate synthase, which codes for MMIGKKIRLERIINRNTGRTVIAPMDHGVSSGPIKGIINMDETVESISQGGADAILMHKGIVQQGHRGYGEDLGLIVHLSASTSLAPDPNDKVTVTTVEKAIQLGADAVSVHVNLGSETESQMLKELGEISETCDFWGIPLLAMMYPRGQKVDDENDVEFVKHAARVGSELGVDIVKTNYTGDPDSFREVVEGALVPVVIAGGPKVETDEELLEMVKDSLSVGGAGVAFGRNLFQAENPGKITRAISEVVHHDLDVDEALEFLK
- the thpR gene encoding RNA 2',3'-cyclic phosphodiesterase, whose product is MPEIRAFLAIDIDDKIKPKLNEILKEFKKIDANIKFVDLLNMHLTLKFFGDIDLDGISPLTEKITSALEDFSPFNINIKGCGAFPNINHINVIWVGIEDDKVIKELHDRLDDEFAKLGFDRDKKFSSHLTIGRMKSAKEKSIVKSTIESLNDVEIASMSVKKITLKKSTLTPKGPIYEDIKEFIL
- a CDS encoding MotA/TolQ/ExbB proton channel family protein, yielding MVTTISGSEFLSSALNAISQGLQIPVIIFLLIFAVFVILALGGFISEYTSRMKVSMDLIEKLVFKITNAKDLDEVSNIIKTVKIPKSQKMVLMKVIRAGSLTKNARISLSRKLIENEENIFNKSIERTDVVTRIGPTLGLMGTLIPMGPGLAALGAGDVNTLANAIIVAFDTTVVGIGAGAVAYFVSKIRRRWYEEYLSNLEVLVDAVLDKID
- a CDS encoding DUF2284 domain-containing protein, with protein sequence MKGITKLMADVDVNEYFDEYVDIGKFHKLCEECENYELNWSCPPFDFDIEEYWKTYERFKIIAFKVEFDEEELSQTFTPPQLDLVLTRIERIKGRLMNDIYSQEDEDSIGLYLGRCNLCMRCTREFGMPCKMPVKMRYSPESLGANIDRTIEDFFDSKVVYAENGKLPQYMFFVGGILYKKIK
- a CDS encoding DUF2162 domain-containing protein; this translates as MDVISALWQLGILAAVLIFGVKLGLATGLANFSKKYLAVVSVGYGGGVLVLAWISSYFTNEITEFIYAHNFEFFLIMAVIMILAGIFTIREYKVHERNTSAATCMAIVAPCPCCFGSIIISILLVAPTVGLGAINLSVYVAAALVITIIVTYFASNYFVKLINKPYPIVLGNFMFFLGIYFLLSSLFLPNIAEMLSNTMDPMTISSINTLIVLVVVFVVLLIIGLIYSKRNSHLY
- a CDS encoding Ig-like domain-containing protein, which translates into the protein MKIKYISIFFIVFICLFISISAVSALDLNSSEKIMDNRNEHDFTWLKNQIDLNDSVDLGGATVKYNNATDSSLKNGIIIKKNINISNGFLDGNDKSRIFNVTNTGNLVLNNVILKNGHAHDGGAIYNSGIVYVNGDFINNYVDNFAGAIYNDGGNITIDGDFINNTAFYSYGAIYSNGGYITINGDFINNTAITNSVGAICADSCNVNVIGDFIGNVAGHYGAIYIERCNLSIKGNFIRNNVTWNGGVGYISKTNATMIGDFINNTAGMMFSLFINEIGSNTTIIGNFMNNTAERFGIANKGYINVKGNFTNNIADYGGALFNAGNCSIVGNFTNNIADYGGALFNAGNCSIVGNFTNNIADYGGALYNSGNMVIQGDFINNTAFKYGGALYNSGNMVIQGDFINNTANEYGGAIFVDGNLNCSYGIFYRNFANNTNSTVFIYSGNVDLSYNFWGCNNPNFTDLINSSNNYTMDNFFQVLLKCDVMNSTLTIGDELHYYVDLKLNTSGPFDLGKLSPINVNLRDNVNAILDEFIVQNNTAPNSRNTTVNNNLNYYNLYFYDNLLDVLIYKTKIRSLVSVNVENGFYNTTLEANITLCDVNGNNLTDDVIVTINGVNYTVNVVNGHAYFNISGLDSGNYSVAVIYNGNGNI